A genomic stretch from Bradyrhizobium sp. 195 includes:
- a CDS encoding acetamidase/formamidase family protein: MTHHHLHSSPKTCHWGFFEAALKPVLTIASGDEVTVDTISGGPDMLPDRDKFHIPPEMHEVHANNERMLPGHILTGPIAVEGAEPGDVLAVDILDVQLRQDWGWNMIKPLSGTLPDDFHETRILNIPLDRTRMVGRMPWGLDLPLKPFFGVMGVSPPPSWGRISSLIPRAMGGNLDNKELGAGATLYLPVFVPGAMFSCGDGHGVQGDGEVCVTAIETALQGRFRLTLRKDLRFDYPRAETATHYMTMAMDPDLDQCVVRALRDMIALLGEKRNLSREDAYTLCSLAADLRVTQTVNGAKGIHCMIDKALVHG, encoded by the coding sequence ATGACCCATCACCACCTGCATTCCAGCCCCAAAACCTGCCATTGGGGCTTCTTCGAAGCCGCGCTCAAGCCCGTCCTCACCATCGCGAGCGGCGATGAGGTAACGGTCGACACCATCAGCGGCGGCCCCGACATGCTGCCCGACCGCGACAAGTTTCATATACCGCCCGAGATGCATGAGGTTCATGCCAACAACGAGCGCATGCTGCCCGGTCACATCCTCACCGGCCCGATCGCGGTCGAAGGCGCCGAGCCCGGCGACGTGCTCGCGGTCGATATCCTCGACGTTCAGCTCCGGCAGGATTGGGGCTGGAACATGATCAAGCCGTTGTCCGGCACCCTGCCCGACGATTTCCACGAGACGCGCATCCTCAACATCCCGCTCGACCGTACCAGGATGGTCGGCCGCATGCCGTGGGGCCTCGACCTGCCTCTCAAACCGTTCTTCGGCGTGATGGGCGTTTCACCGCCACCGAGCTGGGGCCGCATCTCCTCGCTGATCCCGCGCGCCATGGGCGGCAATCTCGACAACAAGGAGTTGGGTGCCGGCGCGACGCTCTATTTGCCGGTGTTCGTGCCGGGCGCGATGTTCTCCTGCGGCGACGGCCATGGCGTGCAAGGCGACGGCGAAGTCTGCGTCACCGCGATCGAGACTGCGCTCCAGGGCCGCTTCCGCCTGACGCTGCGCAAGGACCTCCGGTTCGACTATCCCCGCGCCGAGACGGCGACCCACTACATGACCATGGCGATGGACCCCGACCTCGACCAATGCGTGGTGCGCGCGCTGCGCGACATGATCGCACTGCTCGGCGAGAAGCGAAACCTGTCGCGCGAGGACGCCTACACGCTGTGCAGCCTGGCGGCAGATCTGCGGGTGACCCAGACCGTCAATGGCGCCAAGGGCATCCATTGCATGATCGACAAGGCGCTCGTGCACGGCTGA
- a CDS encoding GcrA family cell cycle regulator produces MPVLSPTWTDERIELLKRHFEAGLSCREIAADIGVSRNAVIGKLSRLNLTRGTTNDDRKVHERGLARASRAVPRLQYEMLATIYGETDAPVVTGPIDDANRCSLLELAENRCRWPISTPGAEDFCFCGNSAPDGQPYCAGHSRLAYRPNARARVMRG; encoded by the coding sequence ATGCCTGTTCTCTCCCCGACCTGGACCGACGAACGCATCGAACTTCTGAAGCGGCACTTCGAGGCCGGCCTCTCCTGCCGCGAGATCGCCGCCGACATCGGCGTCAGCCGCAACGCCGTGATCGGCAAGCTGTCTCGCCTCAATCTGACGCGTGGCACGACGAATGACGACCGCAAGGTTCACGAGCGAGGCCTGGCGCGGGCATCGAGGGCCGTGCCACGGCTGCAATATGAGATGCTCGCCACGATCTATGGCGAGACCGACGCCCCCGTGGTGACAGGTCCCATCGACGACGCCAATCGCTGCTCGCTGCTGGAGCTTGCCGAGAACCGCTGCCGCTGGCCGATCTCGACGCCGGGCGCCGAGGATTTCTGCTTCTGCGGCAACTCCGCGCCCGACGGCCAGCCCTATTGCGCCGGCCACAGCCGCCTCGCCTACCGGCCGAACGCGCGTGCCCGCGTCATGCGCGGTTGA
- a CDS encoding MarR family winged helix-turn-helix transcriptional regulator has product MSATRKEGARMRSIGNLDIIRRFTWEISSINMHLEELRQFWAKTLGISGPQWLILMAISDLDKDDGIPVNVVSKLLNVDPSFITTQSKLLEKKGLLRRRPSPTDARVVRLSLAEKTQKHIASLNEQYKTIREFVFQEFDENELTEFTTKLATLKNRLEKACVRISLDF; this is encoded by the coding sequence GTGTCCGCGACGAGAAAAGAAGGAGCGCGAATGCGCTCGATCGGCAACCTGGATATCATCAGGCGCTTCACCTGGGAGATATCGTCGATCAACATGCATCTGGAGGAATTGCGTCAGTTCTGGGCGAAGACGCTCGGCATCAGCGGACCGCAATGGCTGATCCTGATGGCCATCTCCGACCTCGACAAGGACGACGGCATCCCCGTCAACGTCGTCTCCAAGCTCCTCAACGTGGATCCGTCCTTCATCACCACGCAGTCCAAGCTGCTCGAGAAGAAGGGCCTGTTGCGCCGTCGCCCCTCGCCGACCGACGCCCGCGTGGTGCGATTGTCGCTGGCCGAGAAGACGCAGAAGCACATCGCAAGCCTCAACGAGCAGTACAAGACGATCCGCGAATTCGTCTTCCAGGAGTTCGACGAGAACGAGCTGACCGAATTCACCACCAAGCTCGCGACGCTGAAGAATCGCCTCGAGAAGGCCTGCGTCCGGATCTCGCTCGACTTCTAG
- a CDS encoding porin translates to MKVVKSLLLGTAAGLIAVGGAQAADLPVKAKAVEYVKICSLYGAGYYYIPGTDTCIKLGGYVRAEVALNAGGNYSAQYNGVFAANNRLTNYYSMRAREDLNIDTRTATEYGVVRTYFDAVFTWTTGNYGGTGSATGATQYSGTIGLNAAGTGLTGSSGGSINGTDGNTSGGALGVYYAFIQFAGFTMGKAVSQFDAPWINYPGNNFDQLVGGSGSTNGVAQFTYTADFGQGITAAFSAQDQTQVFQTSLWNTAGMSTTGVLGGAYGSNAIGGSRSPDLVAMVRVDQAWGLFQASVAAHDNHVAYYGANEATGHPEDKWGWAVQLALGIKNIPTGAGDVINISGVYTEGASRYNFQELAATSYSMFGSSNAAYQSIGFAGVSDAVFAPGGGLELTKTYGFRGAFTHNWSPYWNTALYGAWAAVNYNGTAKGLICGSAAFATLTGTCNPDFNIGQVGVITRWTPVKNLTFSADFTYSHLDQKYSGAITTAALTGVAKPAATYELKDQDTYSLLLRAQRNW, encoded by the coding sequence ATGAAAGTGGTGAAGAGCCTTTTGCTCGGCACTGCGGCGGGTCTGATCGCCGTCGGTGGAGCCCAGGCGGCCGATCTTCCGGTCAAGGCCAAGGCAGTCGAGTACGTCAAGATCTGCTCGCTGTACGGCGCGGGCTACTACTACATCCCCGGCACCGACACCTGCATCAAGCTGGGCGGCTATGTGCGCGCCGAAGTGGCGCTCAATGCCGGCGGTAACTACAGCGCCCAGTACAACGGCGTGTTCGCGGCTAACAACCGCCTGACCAACTACTACTCGATGCGCGCTCGTGAAGATCTCAACATCGACACGCGCACCGCGACCGAATACGGCGTCGTCCGCACCTATTTCGACGCGGTCTTCACCTGGACGACCGGCAACTATGGCGGAACGGGTTCGGCCACGGGCGCGACCCAGTACAGCGGCACGATCGGCCTCAACGCGGCCGGCACCGGACTCACCGGCTCGAGCGGCGGCAGCATCAACGGCACCGACGGCAACACCTCGGGCGGTGCGCTCGGCGTGTATTACGCCTTCATCCAGTTCGCCGGCTTCACCATGGGTAAGGCCGTGTCGCAGTTCGACGCGCCCTGGATCAACTATCCCGGCAACAACTTCGACCAGCTCGTCGGCGGCAGCGGCAGCACCAACGGCGTGGCGCAGTTCACCTATACGGCCGATTTCGGCCAGGGCATCACGGCTGCGTTCTCGGCCCAGGACCAGACGCAGGTCTTCCAGACCAGCCTCTGGAACACGGCGGGCATGTCGACCACGGGCGTGCTCGGCGGTGCGTACGGCTCCAACGCCATCGGCGGCAGCCGCTCGCCGGACCTCGTCGCGATGGTTCGCGTCGATCAGGCCTGGGGCCTTTTCCAGGCGTCAGTCGCCGCGCACGACAACCATGTCGCCTATTACGGCGCCAACGAAGCCACCGGTCATCCGGAAGACAAGTGGGGCTGGGCCGTTCAGCTCGCGTTGGGCATCAAGAACATCCCGACCGGCGCAGGCGACGTGATCAACATCTCGGGCGTCTACACCGAAGGCGCGAGCCGCTACAACTTCCAGGAGCTGGCTGCGACCAGCTACTCGATGTTCGGCAGCTCGAACGCCGCTTATCAGAGCATCGGCTTCGCCGGCGTGTCTGACGCGGTGTTCGCGCCTGGCGGCGGCCTCGAGCTGACCAAGACCTACGGCTTCCGGGGTGCCTTCACCCACAACTGGAGCCCGTACTGGAACACGGCGCTCTACGGCGCGTGGGCTGCGGTCAACTACAACGGCACCGCGAAGGGCCTGATCTGCGGCAGCGCCGCGTTCGCCACCCTGACCGGCACCTGCAACCCGGACTTCAACATCGGCCAGGTCGGTGTCATCACCCGCTGGACGCCGGTGAAGAACCTGACCTTCTCGGCTGACTTCACCTACAGCCACCTCGATCAGAAGTATTCGGGTGCGATCACGACCGCAGCGCTGACGGGCGTCGCCAAGCCGGCGGCGACCTACGAGCTGAAGGACCAGGACACCTACAGCCTGCTGCTGCGCGCCCAGCGCAACTGGTAA